The Gracilinanus agilis isolate LMUSP501 unplaced genomic scaffold, AgileGrace unplaced_scaffold14888, whole genome shotgun sequence genomic interval attcaggaagaggagactACCTaatccagacctggcactctccACTGCTCTACCTGATTGTATGTACTAcaattttgtggaaaaaaattctttattttgtagAAGTAGAAATAACTACTTAGGCAGACAATACAAATAGATTTACCTGAAatcagactatttttttttttcacattttctctccCATTCAAAACCCTTGGGAAGGTAAGCATAGCCCCAActtccaaatgaggaaaagaaataaaaaactcatAAATCATTATAACatcaaagagaatttttaaagtgattttatttaaaaatcaaagaaaataaagaatattatatcATTAGTCCTACTATTTTATTAATTACAACCTATTTCACTTTTAGAAGTTTTCAGTAATGATTTACTATTTTGAGGCAACTTGATACAAAATAGAGAGCATTCATtttgcagtaaaaaaaaaaaaaccaaactatatTCAAACTCAGCCTCGGTTATTCATTgactgtgatcctggacaagtcaattggcttgctgtctcagtttcctcaactgaaaactGGAAATAATAATTCCCATCTCCCAAATCCCTACTATGATTTTGAAAAGATATCTATAAGTCAccctgcaaatcttaaagtgcttatGTAATTACTAGATGCTGCTATTTCCTTTATATTGGATCCCAAACATTGAGAGAaatggtttaaagaaaaaataaaaaatttaagttatttgAAGGAAGAACCAAAGGAGAAGTACAAAGTTCAATCTTTCCCAATCCTGATCTATTTTCTTATGAAATGAGTATAGATGAGGATAATAACTAGTTTAATCCCTTCACTGAACATACAAAGGTTTATTGATgctttctgtttttatatctctagcaATTCTGTAAAATCCCTTTTACCTCACCTCACCTCTTCACACAGAACTGGACCATGCCtcctaagaaagaaaaagttaagcaaatatacaaaaaaaatcactaatagAATAAATACATCTGACTTTGTATCCAAAACATTCTACCCTTCTCACCTCTTTGCTAAGAAGAGAAAATtatgttttcattatttgttcTCTGGGAGTAGTTTTGATTTTTCAGTTATTCAGAGTTTGGTTTGCATCTAGTGACCTTTTGATTTATATTGTTGGAATCACTGTAtatattaatcttttatttttttaaccattaccttccattttggaatcagtattgcaagattaaaattaatatccaataactacaaatattatattttataagatttattaatcttatatatacatatatatataaatcacttgaagtagaagaaataaaagaacaaagtacaaaaCTTAAGTATGACCACGTGTGAAAAATTCTCCTACCTGGcactcaccccacctccaccagCTGTGATCAGAGTGAAAAAAAAGAGTGTGGAGCTACAccaaacttatatcttccctctGTTAGTATGTAACATGAGAAGAAActtgggaagctgggatttagagtcccaGGGAGCAAATTCTGATTATATAGTATTACATATTTTTtgaaggtaaaagagtggtaagaactagacaATAGGTGATGAGTAATTTGTggaaggtcacacaactaggaagcaccTGAGGACAGATtagaaaccaggacctcccatctcctggcctggttctctttctcctctgccaTTTATCTGCATCTTTATGTTGTTCTGCCTCTGCTATTTCATTGTGCTTCAGTTCCCATAAATCATTTTATGTTTCCTAATTCTGCCTATCCATCCTTTCTTggcaaataaaatttaatttagtttacaTATAATGATTCCCCCACCACTTCATTCTCTTAATAATGAGAACTAACATtgtctccagttctttgccatgacaagaaaggctgctatgaatatttgggTTCACACTGAATCTTGGCTTCTATCTGTGGCCTCGTTGGCTGAATATCACTCATCTCATAACTTGTATTAAAATTTAACATTGTCAGTGAACACTATCTACTTCTGATATGAATTTGAAAATAACGTGAATGCATGATGACAAGAAATGTCTCATGACTTACACCATTCAAAAgcaatttttatgaatttgaaaaagaaattgattacATTTCTTCAGTTGCCCATCAGAGATTCtattttacctttaatttttgATGCACATTACTTTGGAATTCTATGCCCAAATCTTTCTCAGTTCTGTATTTCTGTTTCTTCAGAAAACAAATGGATTGATGAAGAATCATTCCTGAAGATTCTGCCACTCACAATGAGTTTTATTGCTTCCCAAAACCAAGTATAAAAGAAGTGAGAAATGAATGGATCAATAATCAGTTTCTGTTTAGTTTTATTGTATGAAAAGCAAAGTCTCTAGAGATATAAAaccagccattttttttttttgtaaataaggTGATGAGCCAAAGTAGTAGGGGATGGGGGTGAGGGGCACTGCCATTCCAGGTAGAGAGCAGAAATAATATCAGTAAAATAATCAGTATTAGAAATAATCTCCCATACATTGCACACTGGAATTTGGTCCAACTCTGCAGCCACCCTCGTGTTATTCAATTAGTATCACAAGGAAATACTAAAcagtgctctctgtctctctctctctgtctctctctctttctgtctgtctgtctgtctctctctctctctctcattgtgtaatgagaggaagagaattatACTCTTTCCTGCTATGTGGGCAGTGAGGTACACATCAGAACCAATAGACATGAATGATAATTGGATAAATAGGAAGAATTAGGTGGTCAGAGCTAGGATGATTAACAGAATACTAGGAAATTTTGGAAAGAGAAAgtggaataaaaaagaagaatgatttgGGAATACATATCAGAAAAGTAAAGAGAAGTTAGTGGAATGAAAGAGGTAAGTGAGAGAAAGATCCAACAAACCAAGGAATTCTTTAGAGCTGAGGCCCAAAGTAACTATTAATCCCTTGTAATATCTATCATCAATTTTTTAATACTAAGGTTACAGAGAAATGCAACTGCCAAAACTCTGAAAAGCATTATGAACTGGACTAGTGGAAAGAATGGTTTACGTTTCTGGCATTGCTAGGAAGTGTTGCtaatgtattatatttaatatctgTCATTTAAGAATTCTGAacgaataaaaataacaattcagaAAAGTATAAATACCAGGAGACATTCACagccagtttcttcattttaaccTTCATTCTTGTTCAGAAAACAAATTCATGCTTGAAGAGCCATTTTCTAAGACTTTGCCAGTGACAATGAGTTTTACAGCTTTTCGAAACCAAGGGTAAAAGAAACCATAAATCAGGGGATTCACTGCTGAGTTATAATAAGCAAACCAACAGCAAATCTCATAAACATAGGCAGGGGTGATGAAACCAAGAAAAGGATCAATTACTGAGTCAAGCGAGTAGGGTAACCATGAAATCATGAATGCAATCACAGCTATGCCCAGTGTTTTGGctgcttttctctccctcttggaCACTCTGGCTTTGTAACTGTCTGCAGATGAAGATTCCCCTGTGCTACCTGTGCTTTCAATCTTTCTAGCCTGCATTTTAGCTACTAGAAAAATCTTAGAGTAAAGAATGATCATAATGAGGCTGGGCgtgaaaaacaacagaaaatgtATTAAGGTCCATTTCTGGTTCACAGCAATCTGACAGCCTCCCACACAAGTGAGGGCACTTACTAACTCCTCCAGTCCATCATCATTGACACCTGTGTAAAAAACAGAACCACTGTAAGACATCGTAAAGGTCCAGGAGAGGGTTATACATAGCCCAGAGACAGAGAATGTGAACTTGGTTGGATAAGTTAGAGGGTCAGTGACAGCAATATATCTATCAATAGAGATGAAGCACAAGTGAAAGAGGGAAGTATAACAAAATGCCACATCAAAAGTAGTATGAAGTTTACAGTAACTGTTGCCAAAGTACCAACAACTCTCCACAGACCTCACCATGCTGAAGGGCATCACAGTGGCTCCCACCAGAAAGTCAGCACAAGCCAAGGAGGCAATGAGGAAGTTGGCTGGAGAATGCAGCTGCCTGAAGTGAAGGATTGAAATCATGACCAGAAGGTTTCCCAAGACAGCCAGCACAACCCCTGTGCCATAGGTCAGGTAGAGGATGACTCGGAGTACTGGGGAGtagggagtctgaatgcaggaGCCATTGACATTTTCATAGCAGAGCTGCACAGCTGCTGGCTGAATCCCATTGCTCTCACTCATGATTCTTCTCTTGCAAACTTGCAGTATTTCTGGAGTTTTTTTGTGCTCACACAGAGCTCACCATTGAAACATCCAATGGCTTTAttagaaaataataccttaagtTAATGTCTATACAAAAAAATACCAATTACATTTTCAAAGCAAGATGAACCATTTCCAatttaattatcaattcccaGAAGTTGTGGAAATATCTCAGAGAGCAGCATTGATAATTTATCAAAAAACAAGCAATTATCTTTGACCtgaatatttgagaaaaataGTCTTTTGATCTTCTAAGCTGTATTTCTGAGAAATTTTCTTAGGGAAACAGCAATAAATTGTTCTTGCCCATTTCGAGGGGCATCTTTTATTAACACCCCCTTCCCCATCTTGTCAGATCGAAGTTTTGTCCTAAATCCTCTGAGTTCTAAAAGTCAGCCAGGGGAACTCCACCCCTGAAAGGCCCTGAGCTAGAATCCCTGTAGTATAAGGTGTGAACTATGAgaatagatttctttttcctccagTAATCATTATTTAGATAGTTATTTTGAAAACAAGTGTTTAGTCCCTCATTTAAAGCAAGAGAGTCCTGACAGTTTACCTCTGAATGGATCTTCAATGATGTCACCTGTATAAATGATAGTGATTTTTGTCACCTTTGTTGCCTTAAgcatatagaaaaataattcctGACAGTCTCAAAAGAGCCCATCTACCCATATCAGTTCCTTCTGCTGCTCTATTATCTACACACAAGTGGGACGTGTAGTTATAAAGTCAATAAAAAGTCAGAGGTcacaatatcaataaaaattctttctttaatatCTAGGATATTAGGTATAAGTGTTTTCTTTCAGTGTTGACTTTAATCAAGTCAAACATTCCCAGGGAAATTCTTACCCAGGCCTTTCAAAATTTGCAAATTAGGGTACAGTGCTTTGGGTATAAATGTTAATGTTTATATACTGATATTTGTTGTTCtacttgttgttcagttatttcagtggTGACTGAAATTTTCTTATAATGtctttctttatgtttaaatcatgtatccattttgaacagaaccagaagaacattgcatacagagactgatacactggcacaatcgaatgtaatagacttttctactagcagcaatgcaatgatccaggacaattcagaggaacttgtgagaaagaccattatccacatacagagaaagaactgtgggagcagaaatgcattagaaaaatatttgctcGATCATGTAGTGCTTTTATGTTAAAAGAtgactattgcaaatatgaataacatagaaataggttttgaacagtgatataTGTATcaccagtgaaactgcttgttggctttgggaaggAGGACGATTGAACAGGAgggtggggatcatgaatcatgtaatcatggaaaaatattctaaataaaaagaagCGTATgtccattttgaccatatcttgatCTATTATatgagatactgatctaaacctaacttttgccatattcttttccaatcttcccagcattttttgttaaatattgagttcttgtccccaaagttgggatctttggatttaacaaacactagattgctgaagtTATTTACTcataatctattctactgatccaaccttctatttcttagccagtaccagattgtattgatgatcactgttttagagtacagtttaaggtcTGATACTACTTAGGtcaccatctttcacatttttttttccattagttcccttgatagtctttaccttattttttcttccatatgaattttgttattattttttctagttctataataaaattttttgataGTATGATAGTTATGACACTGACTAAATCGATTTAGATAGGATTGTGActaaaattttcttggcaaagatactggagtagtttgcaatttccttctccagctcattttatatggataagaaactgaggcaaacaggattaaatgacttggtcagggtcacagctagtaagcatctgaggtcagatttgaactcaggaagatgagtcttcctgacttcaggcctagtacCTTTTCTACTGTACAACCTAATTTTCtcatatacagatatatgtacataatacTACGCATATATACCTGTGTATATATTCAttgagagaatttgttttgtttggctgtttattaaaggaaaa includes:
- the LOC123254101 gene encoding trace amine-associated receptor 6-like, encoding ATKVTKITIIYTGDIIEDPFREILQVCKRRIMSESNGIQPAAVQLCYENVNGSCIQTPYSPVLRVILYLTYGTGVVLAVLGNLLVMISILHFRQLHSPANFLIASLACADFLVGATVMPFSMVRSVESCWYFGNSYCKLHTTFDVAFCYTSLFHLCFISIDRYIAVTDPLTYPTKFTFSVSGLCITLSWTFTMSYSGSVFYTGVNDDGLEELVSALTCVGGCQIAVNQKWTLIHFLLFFTPSLIMIILYSKIFLVAKMQARKIESTGSTGESSSADSYKARVSKRERKAAKTLGIAVIAFMISWLPYSLDSVIDPFLGFITPAYVYEICCWFAYYNSAVNPLIYGFFYPWFRKAVKLIVTGKVLENGSSSMNLFSEQE